Proteins from a single region of Cystobacter fuscus DSM 2262:
- a CDS encoding Imm26 family immunity protein has product MRPTHKPGSFMRIPLPDGSFGYGRVLELPFDAFYNYRTTEPDADLGRIASKPILFRIVVRAPHPKSWEPIGWREIEERLTQPVTQFRMEVGPLRRCWIFDSIGNSREATPKECIGLEPATVWESHGVEKRLLDAFMGRPNAVLERIKRELEP; this is encoded by the coding sequence ATGCGGCCAACGCATAAACCAGGTTCATTCATGAGGATTCCCCTTCCAGACGGCTCCTTCGGCTATGGAAGAGTTCTCGAATTGCCGTTCGATGCCTTCTACAATTACAGGACCACCGAGCCGGACGCGGACCTGGGCAGGATCGCATCCAAGCCCATCCTTTTCAGGATTGTTGTCCGCGCTCCACACCCGAAATCATGGGAACCCATCGGGTGGAGGGAGATCGAAGAACGCCTGACTCAACCCGTTACTCAATTCAGAATGGAAGTGGGACCGCTCCGCCGCTGTTGGATTTTCGATAGCATCGGCAATTCGAGAGAGGCGACCCCAAAAGAATGCATTGGGCTCGAGCCAGCCACTGTTTGGGAATCGCACGGTGTCGAAAAACGTCTGCTTGATGCTTTCATGGGACGTCCCAACGCAGTACTAGAGCGCATCAAGAGGGAGCTGGAGCCGTAG
- a CDS encoding TolB family protein, with the protein MIMEKNEDGFRSFRTKAFTSRELSRSVPALFLAAALLGCGAGSEGGELSDIATTARGEDRLELATNPADVLPAPSASAVSCTPLCGGSCTPVQLAQATGLDKPILPVGNDVYFAGAITYEASYSYFGRVSKQGGSRVLLAQNLLRPPTFLSNATSAYAVVRYPGNSGLGHLNEINPDGSITPVPGIDGSRSLTLTAVDATKLYALSLGDGSVWSTSLSSGGAWTQTTRSIANEVGRSVRVDGTSVYIVTDDVAKDQSTVWKASKQGLATPTRLVTIPGSIVSLTPDETDLYFADRTGGIFKVSKSGGAVTRLASTATNLSITVDAERYYWFNGTALTATCKNGGGSQVLATVSSPPEIIPEVIAVDGEGVYWRNSSQVWKIAK; encoded by the coding sequence ATGATCATGGAGAAGAACGAGGATGGATTCAGGAGCTTCCGCACGAAGGCATTCACGTCGCGCGAGCTGTCTCGTTCTGTCCCGGCGCTTTTCCTCGCGGCCGCTCTGCTCGGATGCGGAGCGGGGAGCGAGGGAGGGGAGCTGTCGGACATCGCGACGACGGCGCGCGGCGAGGACCGGCTGGAGCTGGCGACGAACCCGGCGGATGTCCTGCCCGCGCCTTCCGCCTCCGCTGTGAGCTGCACGCCGCTGTGCGGTGGGAGCTGCACGCCGGTGCAACTCGCGCAAGCTACCGGTCTCGACAAGCCCATCCTTCCCGTGGGCAACGACGTGTACTTCGCCGGGGCGATCACGTACGAGGCCAGCTACAGCTACTTCGGCCGAGTCTCCAAGCAGGGCGGCTCGAGAGTCCTGCTCGCCCAGAATCTCCTGCGCCCGCCCACGTTCTTGTCGAACGCAACCTCCGCCTACGCCGTCGTCAGATACCCGGGCAACTCGGGGCTCGGCCACCTGAACGAGATCAATCCCGACGGAAGCATCACCCCGGTGCCGGGCATCGACGGCTCCCGCTCCCTCACCCTCACCGCCGTGGACGCGACGAAACTCTACGCGTTGTCTCTCGGTGACGGGTCCGTCTGGTCGACGTCGCTCTCCTCGGGAGGCGCCTGGACCCAGACCACCCGGTCGATCGCGAACGAGGTGGGCAGGAGCGTGCGCGTGGACGGCACCAGCGTGTACATCGTGACCGACGACGTGGCGAAGGACCAGTCCACCGTGTGGAAGGCCTCGAAGCAGGGCCTGGCGACGCCCACGAGACTCGTCACCATCCCGGGCAGCATCGTGTCGCTCACCCCGGACGAGACGGACCTCTACTTCGCCGACCGCACGGGAGGCATTTTCAAGGTGTCCAAGAGCGGCGGTGCCGTCACCCGGCTCGCGAGCACCGCGACCAATTTGTCCATCACCGTCGATGCGGAGCGCTACTACTGGTTCAATGGCACGGCCCTGACGGCGACGTGCAAGAACGGCGGTGGCTCCCAGGTGCTGGCCACCGTTTCGTCCCCTCCGGAGATCATTCCCGAAGTCATCGCGGTGGATGGAGAGGGCGTCTACTGGCGCAACTCCAGCCAGGTCTGGAAGATCGCGAAGTAG
- a CDS encoding AbfB domain-containing protein, with protein MTQPSRRTRIGGTALRLLPLLCGLFSSQGAQAAWAPKTPPLTTQWTSQATPSNALPEYPRPQMVRADWQNLNGEWQFGNATAGQTPPFGQNLSESILVPFPIESAISGIKRHQDRMWYRRTFTVPAAWSGRRVQLHFGAVDWEATVYVNRQLVGSHQGGFDGFSFDITPHLNGGTNEIIVGVYDPTDAGGQPVGKQRNNPSGIFYTAASGIWQTVWLEPTPSASITRLDMTPDVAGSALRLTVRGAGIAGQTVEAVAFDGTTQVGSATGSVDGEIRIPVPNPKLWSPDSPFLYDLRVSLKSGSTVVDQVTSYFGMRSVGLKLVGGVLRPVLNGQFVFQLGTLDQGYWPDGIYTAPTDAALKFDIQKHKDLGFNLIRKHIKVEPQRWFYWTDKLGLLVWQDMPLMALTGPSTAAKAQFERELREMVDEHRSSPSLITWVVQNEGWGQYDQARLADLVKSWDASRLVDNMSGINCCGAVDGGNGDLADWHVYQGPGSPVPSATRAAVLGEFGGLGMRISGHEWSPGNGFGYGELYTTSASLTARYLELMAGQRALLDNPGLSASVYTEITDVENEVNGLYTYDRAVFKMDFNQVRAAHLDLIAASKLLNNKGPLPVGQFRALQVTTPGYTNRFVRHIESLGTTEVVTPTSATTLKQDSTFKIVAGLADAACYSFESRNYPGSYLRHSNSRIRRDGRDGSALFDQDATFCARGALDGSGNVSLESKNKPGAYLRHRGGEVWVDVLENTTGFRQDATWAIATPWWKSGANVPTNTFQSFQVTSAGYTNRYLRHIDSLARTEVVDGASSSVLKQDATFKLVPGLAESSCYSFESRNFPGEYLRHMGSRVRRDRRDGSALFDQDATFCAQPGLTGSGVSFESFNYPGRYIRHYAAEVWTASGYGSTWDSAGGFNADSTWNVVAPWAP; from the coding sequence ATGACCCAACCCTCTCGACGCACACGTATTGGCGGCACGGCGCTGCGACTGCTGCCCCTGCTTTGTGGCTTGTTCTCGTCCCAGGGAGCCCAGGCCGCCTGGGCGCCCAAGACGCCGCCGCTGACGACGCAGTGGACCTCGCAGGCGACTCCCAGCAACGCCCTGCCGGAATATCCCCGGCCGCAGATGGTGCGCGCCGATTGGCAGAACCTCAATGGCGAGTGGCAGTTCGGCAACGCCACCGCGGGCCAGACGCCTCCCTTCGGCCAGAACCTGTCCGAGAGCATTCTCGTCCCCTTCCCCATCGAGTCGGCCATCTCCGGCATCAAGCGGCACCAGGACCGGATGTGGTACCGGCGCACCTTCACCGTGCCCGCCGCCTGGAGCGGCCGGCGCGTCCAGCTCCACTTCGGCGCCGTGGACTGGGAGGCCACCGTCTACGTCAACCGCCAGCTCGTGGGCAGCCACCAGGGCGGCTTCGACGGCTTCAGCTTCGACATCACCCCCCACCTCAATGGCGGCACCAACGAGATCATCGTCGGTGTCTATGATCCCACCGACGCGGGCGGACAGCCCGTGGGCAAGCAGCGCAACAACCCCAGTGGCATCTTCTACACGGCCGCCTCGGGCATCTGGCAGACGGTGTGGCTCGAGCCCACGCCGTCCGCGAGCATCACCCGCCTGGACATGACGCCGGACGTGGCGGGCTCGGCCCTGCGCCTGACGGTGCGCGGCGCGGGAATCGCCGGCCAGACGGTCGAGGCCGTGGCCTTCGATGGCACCACGCAGGTGGGCAGCGCCACGGGCAGCGTGGACGGGGAGATCCGCATCCCCGTGCCCAACCCCAAGCTGTGGTCCCCCGACAGCCCCTTCCTCTATGACCTGCGCGTGTCGCTCAAGAGCGGCTCCACCGTCGTGGACCAGGTGACGAGCTACTTCGGCATGCGCTCCGTCGGGCTCAAGCTCGTGGGGGGCGTGCTGCGTCCGGTGCTCAACGGCCAGTTCGTCTTCCAGCTCGGCACGTTGGATCAGGGCTACTGGCCGGACGGCATCTACACCGCGCCCACGGACGCGGCGCTCAAGTTCGACATCCAGAAGCACAAGGATCTGGGCTTCAACCTCATCCGCAAGCACATCAAGGTCGAGCCCCAGCGCTGGTTCTACTGGACCGACAAGCTCGGCCTGCTCGTCTGGCAGGACATGCCGCTCATGGCCCTGACCGGGCCGTCCACGGCGGCGAAGGCCCAGTTCGAGCGCGAGCTGCGCGAGATGGTGGACGAGCACCGCAGCTCCCCCTCCCTCATCACCTGGGTGGTGCAGAACGAGGGCTGGGGTCAGTACGATCAGGCCCGGCTGGCGGACCTGGTGAAGAGCTGGGATGCCTCGCGGCTGGTGGACAACATGAGCGGCATCAACTGCTGTGGTGCCGTGGACGGTGGCAACGGAGACCTGGCGGACTGGCACGTCTACCAGGGCCCGGGCTCCCCGGTTCCGTCCGCCACGCGCGCGGCGGTGCTGGGGGAGTTCGGCGGCCTGGGCATGCGCATCTCCGGCCACGAGTGGAGCCCCGGCAATGGCTTCGGGTACGGCGAGCTGTACACCACGAGCGCGTCGCTCACCGCGCGCTACCTGGAGCTCATGGCCGGCCAGCGGGCGCTGCTCGACAACCCCGGTTTGAGCGCGTCCGTCTACACGGAGATCACCGACGTGGAGAACGAGGTGAACGGCCTGTACACCTACGATCGGGCCGTGTTCAAGATGGACTTCAACCAGGTTCGCGCGGCCCATCTGGATCTGATCGCCGCCTCGAAGCTGCTCAACAACAAGGGGCCGCTGCCCGTGGGACAGTTCCGCGCCCTGCAGGTGACGACGCCGGGCTACACCAACCGCTTCGTGCGGCACATCGAGAGCCTGGGCACCACCGAGGTGGTGACCCCCACCAGCGCCACCACGCTCAAGCAGGACTCGACCTTCAAGATCGTCGCCGGCCTGGCCGATGCCGCCTGCTACTCGTTCGAGTCGCGCAACTACCCGGGCAGCTACCTGCGCCACTCCAACAGCCGCATCCGCCGGGACGGGCGTGACGGCTCGGCGCTCTTCGACCAGGACGCCACCTTCTGCGCGCGCGGCGCGCTGGATGGCTCGGGGAACGTGTCGCTGGAGTCCAAGAACAAGCCCGGCGCCTACCTGCGTCACCGCGGGGGCGAGGTCTGGGTGGACGTCCTGGAGAACACCACGGGCTTCCGTCAGGACGCGACCTGGGCCATCGCGACGCCGTGGTGGAAGAGCGGCGCGAACGTCCCCACGAACACGTTCCAGTCCTTCCAGGTGACGTCGGCGGGCTACACCAACCGCTACCTGCGTCACATCGACAGCCTGGCCAGGACCGAGGTGGTGGACGGAGCCAGCAGCTCGGTGCTCAAGCAGGACGCGACCTTCAAGCTCGTGCCCGGCCTGGCCGAGTCGAGCTGCTACTCGTTCGAGTCGCGCAACTTCCCGGGTGAGTACCTGCGGCACATGGGCAGCCGCGTGCGGAGGGATCGCCGCGATGGCTCGGCGCTCTTCGACCAGGACGCCACCTTCTGCGCCCAGCCGGGTCTGACCGGCTCGGGGGTGTCGTTCGAGTCCTTCAACTACCCCGGCCGCTACATCCGCCACTACGCCGCCGAGGTGTGGACGGCCTCGGGCTACGGGAGCACCTGGGATTCGGCCGGCGGCTTCAACGCCGACTCGACCTGGAACGTCGTCGCCCCCTGGGCCCCCTGA
- a CDS encoding TetR/AcrR family transcriptional regulator translates to MSATTADRILDAAQAIMIERGYSGFSYADIAEVVKISKPTIHHHFPSKAMLARDVVVRYRENIRLSFTHLGQMVPDPLGQLKAYVSYWETCIREKTTPFCVCALLAAEMPTLPEEVGAEVRDHFRELAGWLAKTLEEGRRRGSLAFGRTAALEAELFMATVHGAMLAARASGEWMVFSSVTTEVLRLLQTRT, encoded by the coding sequence ATGAGCGCCACGACAGCGGACCGCATCCTCGACGCAGCCCAGGCGATCATGATTGAGCGCGGGTACAGCGGCTTCAGCTACGCGGACATCGCGGAGGTCGTGAAGATCAGCAAGCCCACCATCCACCACCATTTTCCGAGCAAGGCGATGTTGGCGAGGGACGTGGTGGTGAGGTACCGCGAGAACATCCGCCTGTCGTTCACCCACCTTGGTCAGATGGTGCCCGACCCGCTCGGGCAGTTGAAAGCGTATGTCTCCTATTGGGAGACCTGCATCCGGGAGAAGACGACGCCCTTTTGTGTGTGCGCATTGCTCGCCGCCGAGATGCCGACGCTCCCCGAGGAGGTGGGGGCCGAGGTCCGGGACCATTTCCGAGAACTCGCGGGGTGGTTGGCCAAGACCCTGGAGGAAGGCCGGCGCCGGGGCAGTCTCGCTTTCGGGCGCACGGCCGCACTGGAAGCCGAACTCTTCATGGCCACGGTCCATGGCGCCATGCTGGCCGCGCGAGCCTCGGGGGAGTGGATGGTCTTCAGCTCGGTGACGACCGAGGTACTTCGCCTCCTCCAAACCAGGACCTGA